One Syntrophorhabdaceae bacterium DNA segment encodes these proteins:
- the hemW gene encoding radical SAM family heme chaperone HemW, with amino-acid sequence MNKPTMNKPTMNKPTINKPTINKPTMNNKDLPGLYIHVPFCKTKCPYCDFYSITDPSLIQSWLDGVQKEALIYSKEGFSAFDTLYIGGGTPSILGEYELEQLIVSLRKSFAFSPDAEVTIEMNPDDITPPRLACYKALGINRLSVGVQSLQEEELRFLQRRHTAVAAERAMELMQSSGFHNFGVDLMYGFHGQTKRSWANTLERVLSWEPAHLSCYQLTVSDGTPFGRMVSEGKLKRITEEQERRFFTYTSHFLQDHGFIHYEVSNFAKGEEYFSCHNLKYWQRTAYLGLGPGAHSFRDNVRWWNCRSVRDYCHLLLEGKRPVAGQEKLSPEQVRLEKLLLGFRTQNGVNVDDIVYQSSDSEMLVQLKSSGIVRVEGNRVSPTLNGYLIADRIPLMFF; translated from the coding sequence ATGAATAAACCGACAATGAATAAACCGACAATGAATAAACCGACAATAAATAAGCCGACAATAAATAAGCCGACAATGAATAACAAAGACCTGCCGGGACTCTATATCCATGTACCATTTTGCAAGACAAAATGTCCCTATTGTGACTTCTATTCGATTACGGATCCCTCCCTCATCCAATCCTGGCTTGATGGAGTTCAAAAGGAGGCCCTTATTTATAGTAAGGAAGGGTTTTCAGCCTTTGATACTCTCTACATCGGAGGGGGGACACCATCGATCCTCGGCGAATATGAGCTTGAGCAATTAATAGTTTCTCTCCGAAAGAGCTTTGCCTTTTCGCCGGATGCGGAGGTGACTATCGAGATGAACCCCGACGATATTACACCCCCCCGGCTTGCCTGCTACAAGGCACTCGGCATCAACCGTCTGAGCGTAGGGGTCCAGTCGTTGCAGGAGGAGGAGCTCCGTTTCTTGCAGCGGAGACACACGGCAGTTGCAGCAGAACGGGCAATGGAGCTCATGCAATCCTCAGGATTCCATAATTTTGGTGTTGATCTCATGTATGGTTTCCATGGCCAGACCAAAAGGAGCTGGGCAAACACCCTCGAGAGGGTCCTTTCATGGGAACCTGCCCACCTTTCCTGCTATCAGTTGACCGTGTCAGATGGAACTCCTTTCGGTAGGATGGTATCGGAGGGTAAACTCAAAAGGATCACCGAAGAACAGGAGAGACGATTCTTTACATATACCTCACATTTCTTGCAGGATCATGGCTTTATTCATTATGAGGTCTCAAATTTTGCAAAAGGAGAAGAATATTTTTCATGCCATAACCTGAAATACTGGCAACGCACAGCGTACCTCGGGCTTGGCCCCGGAGCACATTCCTTCCGTGATAACGTGCGTTGGTGGAACTGCAGGTCTGTAAGAGATTATTGTCACCTCCTTTTGGAAGGCAAACGACCTGTGGCGGGGCAGGAGAAGCTTTCCCCGGAACAGGTAAGACTCGAAAAGCTCCTGCTCGGCTTCAGGACCCAAAACGGCGTGAACGTAGATGATATTGTATATCAATCTTCCGATAGCGAGATGCTGGTACAGCTTAAGTCCTCCGGCATTGTCAGGGTTGAAGGCAACAGGGTCTCACCGACACTCAATGGCTACCTGATAGCAGACCGAATCCCCCTTATGTTTTTTTAG